The Epilithonimonas zeae genome contains a region encoding:
- the rlmF gene encoding 23S rRNA (adenine(1618)-N(6))-methyltransferase RlmF, which produces MTEKSSLHPRNIHRNSYDFEELIASVPELKHYVFKNDYDTLTINFSLPQAVKLLNKALLLKYYNIKDWDIPEGNLCPPIPGRADYVHYLTDLLAEENGEIPTGNSVKGLDIGTGANLVYPLIANSSYGWNILGTDINKDSLENAQKILDSNPDLVENIHLKFQPDSDFIFKNILSSDDKFTFSMCNPPFHESAEDALQGNRRKTKNLRHNKAQKPILNFGGNQSELWCEGGEEAFIKKMINESVQFKSQVLWFTTLVSKKDNLHQLTTLLKNLKVPEFRTIDMAQGQKISRILAWTFVPKNNRKIFF; this is translated from the coding sequence ATGACCGAAAAATCCAGCCTTCATCCCAGAAATATCCACCGAAATTCCTATGATTTCGAAGAATTGATTGCCTCGGTTCCCGAACTCAAACATTACGTTTTCAAAAATGATTACGATACATTGACTATTAATTTCAGTCTTCCGCAAGCTGTGAAATTGCTCAACAAAGCCTTGCTTTTGAAATATTACAATATCAAAGATTGGGACATTCCGGAAGGCAATCTTTGTCCACCGATCCCTGGACGTGCAGATTACGTGCATTATTTGACAGATTTGTTAGCGGAAGAAAATGGCGAGATTCCAACTGGAAATTCAGTGAAAGGTTTGGATATCGGAACTGGTGCAAATTTAGTTTATCCGCTAATTGCTAATAGTTCGTACGGCTGGAATATTTTGGGAACAGACATTAATAAAGATTCTCTGGAAAATGCTCAGAAGATTTTAGACAGCAATCCGGATTTGGTAGAAAATATTCATTTGAAATTCCAACCAGATTCTGATTTTATCTTTAAAAATATATTGTCGTCCGATGACAAATTCACATTCTCGATGTGCAATCCGCCTTTCCACGAATCTGCAGAAGATGCATTGCAAGGCAATCGCAGAAAAACCAAAAATCTTAGACACAACAAAGCTCAAAAACCAATTCTCAACTTCGGCGGAAATCAATCCGAGCTTTGGTGCGAAGGTGGCGAGGAAGCTTTTATCAAGAAAATGATAAACGAAAGTGTGCAGTTCAAATCCCAGGTTTTGTGGTTCACCACTTTGGTTTCCAAAAAAGACAACCTGCATCAGCTGACGACTTTATTAAAAAACCTCAAAGTCCCAGAGTTCAGAACCATCGATATGGCACAAGGTCAGAAAATCAGCCGGATTTTGGCTTGGACATTTGTACCGAAAAATAATCGGAAGATTTTCTTTTAG
- a CDS encoding T9SS type A sorting domain-containing protein — MKSKIYFSGLLLFSFIWNVKSQSLTLSGGESESSSGGSISSSIGLSPATVAWNGSYTVSSGSQQPYEISMHLSVVDIKNKNIDIKIYPNPFSENVSVKFSQDYKKEKYDYRIFDLNGRLIIKGELRETANILNLQNLSIGNYILEINQFGITINTYKIIKK, encoded by the coding sequence ATGAAATCTAAAATTTATTTTTCAGGGCTTTTGTTGTTTTCATTTATCTGGAATGTTAAATCACAAAGCCTCACGCTTTCCGGAGGGGAATCCGAAAGTAGTTCAGGAGGAAGTATCTCTTCTTCTATAGGGCTTTCGCCAGCTACCGTTGCCTGGAATGGGTCTTACACAGTTTCGTCTGGTAGCCAGCAACCGTACGAAATTTCTATGCATTTGAGTGTTGTAGATATCAAAAATAAAAATATTGATATCAAAATCTATCCAAATCCTTTTTCTGAAAATGTCTCTGTGAAATTTTCGCAGGATTATAAAAAAGAAAAATACGACTATAGAATTTTTGACTTAAATGGCAGATTGATTATTAAAGGAGAATTAAGAGAAACCGCAAATATTCTCAATCTACAAAATCTATCAATAGGCAATTATATTCTGGAGATCAACCAGTTTGGGATAACTATTAATACTTACAAAATCATCAAAAAATAA
- the lysS gene encoding lysine--tRNA ligase has product MSLSEQEIIRREKLQKLTDLGIDAFPAAEYKITDSTKSIKQDFEEGKKVVIAGRLMSRRIQGKASFAELQDSEGRIQVYFNRDEICTGEDKTLYNEVYKHLLDIGDIIGIEGELFKTQVGEMTVMVKNFTLLTKSLRPLPLPKVDAEGNVFDGFTDAELRYRQRYADLVVNPHVKEIFVKRTKLFNAMRTFFNDAGYFEVETPILQSIPGGAAARPFITHHNALDIPLYLRIANELYLKRLIVGGFDGVYEFSKNFRNEGMDRTHNPEFTAMEIYVAYKDYNWMMDFTEKLLEFCATSVNGSAESTFGEHKINWKAPYPRVSMTEAILKYTGFDITGKSEQELFDFAKSIGIEVNETMGKGKLIDEIFGEKCEGNFIQPTFITDYPVEMSPLTKKHRSQEGLTERFELMVCGKEIANAYSELNDPIDQRQRFEHQLLLSEKGDDEATGFIDEDFLRALEYGMPPTSGLGVGMDRLIMFLTNNPSIQEVLFFPQMRPEKKTPTVELGEDEKVILEILNSQEDALELNEVKTRSQLSGKKWDKASKTLTKNNLVKVEKIDEVLLMKLI; this is encoded by the coding sequence ATGTCATTATCAGAACAGGAAATTATCCGTCGCGAAAAACTACAGAAATTGACCGATTTGGGAATCGATGCATTCCCAGCCGCTGAATACAAAATCACAGATTCCACAAAATCTATAAAACAGGATTTCGAAGAAGGGAAGAAGGTGGTGATTGCCGGAAGATTGATGTCCAGAAGAATCCAGGGGAAGGCAAGTTTTGCAGAATTGCAGGATTCTGAAGGTAGAATTCAGGTTTATTTTAACCGTGATGAGATTTGTACTGGTGAAGACAAAACTTTATATAATGAGGTTTACAAACATCTTCTAGATATCGGTGATATCATCGGAATCGAAGGTGAATTGTTCAAAACTCAGGTTGGAGAGATGACAGTAATGGTGAAGAATTTCACATTGTTGACAAAATCTCTTCGTCCGCTTCCACTTCCAAAAGTAGATGCTGAAGGTAATGTTTTTGATGGTTTCACAGATGCAGAATTGCGTTACAGACAACGTTATGCAGATTTGGTCGTGAATCCTCACGTGAAAGAAATTTTCGTAAAAAGAACAAAATTGTTCAATGCGATGAGAACGTTCTTCAACGATGCCGGATATTTTGAAGTTGAGACGCCGATTTTGCAATCAATTCCTGGTGGAGCAGCAGCGAGACCATTTATTACTCATCACAATGCTTTGGATATTCCTTTATATCTTAGAATTGCCAACGAATTATATCTGAAAAGATTAATCGTTGGTGGATTTGATGGCGTTTATGAATTCTCGAAAAACTTCAGAAACGAAGGAATGGACAGAACGCACAATCCGGAATTTACAGCAATGGAGATCTATGTAGCTTACAAAGATTACAACTGGATGATGGATTTCACAGAAAAATTGCTGGAATTCTGTGCAACTTCCGTGAACGGCTCTGCGGAATCAACTTTCGGCGAACACAAAATCAACTGGAAAGCGCCTTATCCAAGGGTTTCTATGACAGAAGCGATTTTGAAATATACAGGATTTGACATCACTGGAAAATCTGAGCAGGAGTTATTCGACTTCGCAAAATCTATCGGAATAGAAGTGAACGAAACAATGGGCAAAGGAAAATTGATTGATGAGATTTTTGGAGAAAAGTGCGAAGGGAACTTCATTCAGCCAACTTTCATTACAGATTATCCTGTTGAGATGTCGCCTTTGACCAAAAAACACAGAAGCCAGGAAGGTTTGACAGAGCGTTTCGAATTAATGGTTTGCGGAAAAGAAATCGCGAATGCTTATTCGGAATTGAATGACCCGATTGACCAAAGACAACGTTTTGAACATCAATTGTTATTATCAGAAAAAGGAGACGATGAAGCAACAGGCTTTATCGATGAAGATTTCCTTAGAGCTTTGGAATACGGAATGCCTCCAACTTCTGGTTTAGGCGTAGGAATGGACAGATTGATAATGTTCTTGACCAATAATCCATCAATTCAGGAAGTTCTTTTCTTCCCTCAAATGAGACCAGAAAAGAAAACTCCAACCGTTGAATTAGGAGAAGATGAAAAAGTAATCCTCGAGATTCTTAATTCTCAAGAAGATGCGCTGGAATTGAATGAAGTAAAAACCCGTTCTCAGCTTTCCGGAAAAAAATGGGACAAAGCTTCTAAAACTTTAACTAAAAATAATTTGGTAAAAGTTGAGAAAATTGATGAGGTTTTATTAATGAAGTTGATTTAA
- the gltB gene encoding glutamate synthase large subunit, whose product MKRARGTSQKSISKNQGLYLPETEFDSCGVGFVANIKGLKSFKIVSDAITMLENMEHRGATGYESNTGDGAGIQIQLPHELLFDEALKYGIDIAEPGQYGVGMLFFPQNNFIRQECKEIIEQSAEKLGLKILGYRPVPVSNIDLGDLAKSVEPVMEMLFVERPFDIETDKDFERKLFVFKNYISHQITSVTSNDPIGFYVASFSCKKLIYKGQLRSVQIRNYFKDLSDPRLRSAFGMVHSRFATNTNPTWSLAQPFRFLAHNGEINTIGGNLNWLKSSEKTFESSNFTAQEMDMILPITKPGQSDSSYLDNMVELLYHSGRSLPHTMMMLIPEAWDGHKQMEDYKKDFYEFHACMMEPWDGPASISFTDGEMIGATLDRNGLRPSRYCVTSDDRVIMASESGALPVDPQKVIKRGRLQPGKMFLVDMKKGEIISDEALKKEICTSRPYRDWLDKMKININELPSPKIRFNKLQSEDIFKYQKAFGYSREDLDVVIKEMAEQGKEPIGSMGFDAPLAVLSEKPQHLSSYFKQLFAQVTNPPIDPIREKLVMSLTTILGGSGNLLEEDKNFAHSIKLDDPILNNEQLEKLRSVDTGKFQSKTIYTYFKTDEKEGTLRKAIDRICRYAIDAVDDGFEVIVLSDRSLDSGHAAIPSLLACSAVHHHLIRKGVRRKIGIVMEVGDVWEVHHFAALLGFGATAINPYLALASIREMFHKNEFGSEIELEKLKNNYRKAVGDGLLKIFSKMGISTLQSYHGAQIFEIIGLNKAVVNTCFTGAISRIDGIGFDEIAKEALTKHFNAFGRKLPQQILEPGGIYQWKPENEYHQFNPQSVHLLQQATWNDRYDIFKKYSRTVNQLSEKASLLRGLMDFKNDRQSISIDEVEPVENILKRFATGAMSFGSISYEAHSTLAIAMNRIGAKSNTGEGGEDEKRYVLDENGNNLRSAIKQVASGRFGVTARYLAEAEELQIKMAQGAKPGEGGQLPGFKVDEWIGKTRHSTPGVGLISPPPHHDIYSIEDLAQLIFDLKNANRHARISVKLVSKAGVGTIASGVAKAKADHILISGYDGGTGASPLSSTRHTGLPWELGLAETQQTLIKNKLRHRVALQVDGQVKTGRDIVIATLLGAEEWGISTSALIVEGCILMRKCHLNTCPVGIATQNEELRKKFKGKPEHLVSYFTFLAMEVREIMASLGFKTIDEMVGQSQCLTTKKDVSFWKHKQIDLSPIFFKSETDLPIIKSEDQDHGISDSLSWKMLEASQNAINENQTVEAEFNIKNTDRTIGTILSHEVTKKYGSEGMFDNSLKFNFKGTAGQSFGAFCNKGITMILEGDANDYFGKGLSGANLVVFPNKESVIKAHQNSIIGNVALYGATSGRIFVCGMAGERFAVRNSGAMAVVEGVGDHGCEYMTGGTVLILGGVGRNFGAGMSGGIAYVWDLERSLETNFNPDMADLEEITEKDKSIIKDLINEHLEMTKSELASYLLSDFENNLKHIIKVYPRDYKMAMENKINELK is encoded by the coding sequence ATGAAAAGAGCAAGGGGAACTTCCCAAAAATCCATTTCCAAAAATCAAGGACTTTATTTACCAGAGACAGAATTTGACTCCTGCGGAGTTGGTTTTGTGGCTAATATAAAAGGACTCAAAAGTTTCAAAATTGTCAGCGATGCAATTACGATGCTCGAAAATATGGAGCATCGTGGTGCTACAGGTTATGAAAGTAATACAGGTGACGGCGCAGGAATTCAAATCCAACTACCACACGAATTGCTTTTCGATGAAGCCTTAAAGTATGGAATTGATATTGCCGAACCTGGACAATATGGTGTTGGGATGCTTTTCTTTCCTCAGAATAATTTCATCAGGCAAGAATGTAAAGAGATTATTGAGCAATCGGCGGAAAAGTTAGGACTCAAAATTTTGGGTTATCGTCCTGTTCCTGTTAGCAATATAGATTTAGGAGATTTGGCAAAAAGCGTAGAACCTGTGATGGAAATGCTTTTTGTAGAGCGCCCTTTTGATATAGAAACTGATAAAGATTTTGAGAGAAAATTGTTCGTTTTCAAAAATTATATTTCACATCAGATTACGAGCGTAACAAGCAATGACCCAATTGGTTTTTACGTCGCTTCTTTTTCCTGTAAAAAGCTGATTTACAAAGGTCAGTTGCGTTCGGTTCAGATTCGTAACTATTTCAAGGATTTGTCAGACCCGAGATTGCGTTCGGCTTTCGGAATGGTGCATTCACGTTTTGCAACCAATACAAATCCGACGTGGAGTTTGGCGCAACCGTTTCGTTTTTTGGCTCACAATGGCGAAATCAATACGATTGGAGGGAATCTGAATTGGTTGAAATCTTCAGAAAAAACATTCGAAAGTTCCAATTTTACTGCTCAGGAAATGGATATGATTTTGCCAATCACAAAACCAGGACAATCCGATTCTTCCTACCTTGATAATATGGTAGAATTGCTTTATCATTCGGGCCGTTCGCTTCCGCATACAATGATGATGCTGATTCCTGAGGCTTGGGATGGTCACAAGCAAATGGAAGATTACAAGAAGGATTTTTACGAATTTCACGCTTGTATGATGGAACCTTGGGATGGTCCTGCTTCTATTTCTTTTACAGATGGCGAAATGATTGGGGCGACTTTGGATAGAAACGGACTTCGGCCTTCACGATATTGCGTTACTTCTGATGACCGCGTTATTATGGCTTCGGAGTCGGGTGCTTTGCCTGTAGATCCACAAAAGGTCATAAAAAGAGGTCGCCTTCAACCTGGAAAAATGTTCTTGGTTGATATGAAGAAAGGCGAAATCATAAGTGATGAAGCGCTGAAAAAAGAGATTTGTACTTCTCGGCCGTATAGAGATTGGTTGGATAAAATGAAGATTAATATCAACGAATTGCCAAGTCCGAAAATCCGTTTTAACAAATTACAGTCTGAAGATATTTTCAAATATCAAAAAGCTTTCGGGTATTCCAGAGAAGATTTGGATGTCGTTATCAAAGAAATGGCGGAGCAGGGAAAAGAACCAATTGGTTCTATGGGTTTTGATGCACCTTTGGCTGTTCTGAGTGAAAAACCGCAACATCTCAGTTCTTATTTCAAACAATTATTTGCTCAGGTGACAAATCCACCTATCGACCCGATTCGGGAAAAGTTGGTGATGTCTTTGACTACAATTCTTGGCGGAAGCGGTAATCTTTTGGAAGAAGATAAAAACTTCGCCCATTCTATAAAATTAGATGACCCGATTCTGAATAATGAACAATTGGAAAAGTTGAGAAGTGTAGATACGGGGAAATTTCAATCGAAAACCATTTATACTTATTTTAAGACGGATGAGAAGGAAGGAACTTTGAGAAAGGCAATTGATAGGATTTGTCGTTATGCGATAGATGCTGTGGATGACGGGTTTGAGGTTATTGTGCTTTCCGACCGTTCTTTGGATTCTGGTCATGCGGCAATTCCTTCTCTTTTGGCGTGTTCTGCGGTTCATCACCATTTGATAAGAAAAGGTGTTCGTCGAAAAATTGGAATTGTGATGGAGGTTGGCGATGTCTGGGAAGTTCATCATTTTGCGGCTTTGCTGGGTTTTGGAGCTACGGCTATCAATCCTTATTTGGCTTTGGCGAGTATCCGCGAAATGTTCCATAAAAATGAATTCGGAAGCGAAATAGAATTAGAAAAATTAAAAAATAATTATAGAAAAGCGGTTGGAGATGGACTTTTGAAGATATTTTCAAAGATGGGAATTTCTACATTGCAGTCTTATCACGGCGCTCAGATTTTTGAGATTATTGGTCTTAATAAAGCGGTTGTTAATACGTGTTTCACCGGAGCGATTTCAAGAATAGATGGAATTGGGTTTGATGAAATTGCAAAAGAAGCTTTGACAAAACATTTCAATGCGTTTGGTCGGAAATTACCTCAACAAATCTTAGAGCCGGGCGGCATTTATCAATGGAAACCGGAGAACGAATATCATCAGTTCAATCCGCAATCTGTCCATCTTTTGCAACAGGCAACTTGGAATGATCGTTATGATATATTCAAGAAATATTCAAGAACGGTCAATCAACTTTCAGAGAAAGCTTCACTTTTACGCGGTTTGATGGATTTTAAAAACGACAGACAATCGATTTCTATTGATGAAGTTGAGCCGGTAGAGAATATTTTAAAACGTTTTGCAACGGGCGCGATGTCTTTTGGTTCGATTTCTTATGAAGCGCATTCTACATTAGCAATTGCGATGAATCGAATTGGTGCAAAAAGCAATACGGGCGAAGGAGGAGAAGATGAGAAGCGTTATGTTTTGGATGAAAATGGAAATAATTTGCGCTCGGCAATTAAACAAGTGGCATCGGGAAGATTCGGTGTTACAGCGAGATATTTGGCGGAAGCAGAAGAGCTTCAAATCAAAATGGCACAAGGTGCAAAACCGGGCGAAGGTGGGCAATTGCCTGGTTTCAAAGTGGATGAATGGATTGGAAAAACCCGACATTCTACGCCGGGTGTTGGTTTGATTTCGCCACCACCACATCACGATATTTATTCGATTGAGGATTTGGCGCAATTGATATTTGATTTGAAAAATGCCAATCGCCACGCCAGGATTTCGGTTAAATTAGTATCAAAAGCAGGTGTAGGAACGATTGCTTCCGGCGTTGCAAAAGCAAAAGCTGATCATATTCTGATCTCAGGTTACGACGGTGGGACCGGAGCTTCGCCTTTAAGTTCTACAAGGCATACAGGTTTACCGTGGGAATTGGGATTGGCGGAAACTCAGCAAACATTAATCAAAAATAAACTGCGTCATCGTGTGGCTTTGCAAGTTGATGGTCAGGTGAAAACAGGTCGTGATATCGTCATAGCAACTTTGCTTGGGGCGGAAGAATGGGGGATTTCGACTTCTGCGTTGATTGTTGAAGGTTGTATTTTGATGCGAAAATGTCACCTTAATACTTGTCCGGTTGGTATTGCTACTCAAAATGAAGAACTGAGGAAAAAATTCAAAGGAAAACCTGAGCATTTGGTTAGTTATTTCACTTTTTTGGCAATGGAAGTTAGGGAAATTATGGCGAGTTTAGGCTTTAAAACGATTGATGAAATGGTTGGGCAATCCCAATGTTTGACTACGAAAAAAGATGTTTCATTCTGGAAACACAAACAAATAGATTTGAGTCCTATTTTCTTTAAGTCCGAAACTGATTTGCCGATTATTAAAAGTGAAGACCAAGATCACGGGATTTCCGATTCTTTGTCTTGGAAAATGTTGGAGGCTTCACAAAATGCTATTAATGAAAATCAAACGGTTGAAGCTGAATTTAATATCAAAAATACTGATAGAACAATCGGAACAATCCTCTCTCACGAAGTTACCAAAAAATATGGCTCGGAAGGAATGTTTGACAATTCTCTGAAATTTAATTTTAAAGGAACGGCGGGACAAAGTTTTGGAGCGTTTTGCAATAAAGGAATCACGATGATTCTTGAAGGCGATGCTAATGATTATTTTGGTAAAGGTCTTTCCGGAGCTAATTTGGTGGTTTTTCCGAATAAAGAATCAGTTATCAAGGCGCATCAAAATAGCATCATCGGAAATGTGGCTTTGTATGGTGCGACTTCTGGGAGGATTTTTGTGTGCGGAATGGCGGGTGAACGTTTTGCGGTTCGTAATTCTGGTGCAATGGCGGTTGTAGAAGGCGTTGGTGATCACGGTTGCGAATATATGACAGGAGGAACAGTTTTGATTCTTGGCGGAGTCGGAAGAAACTTTGGAGCTGGAATGAGTGGTGGAATAGCTTACGTGTGGGACTTGGAAAGGTCTTTGGAAACTAATTTTAATCCTGATATGGCAGATTTGGAAGAGATTACAGAAAAAGATAAATCAATCATCAAAGATTTGATTAATGAACATTTGGAAATGACGAAGAGCGAATTAGCGTCGTATCTTCTAAGTGATTTTGAAAATAATTTGAAACATATCATCAAAGTTTATCCGAGAGATTATAAAATGGCGATGGAAAATAAGATAAATGAGTTGAAGTAA
- a CDS encoding glutamate synthase subunit beta: protein MGKTDGFLLYNRELPKKFPVEERIRNYKEFYVPIAEDYLHKQSSRCMDCGVPFCQSGCPLGNMIPEFNEAVYKEQWEKAYELLISTNNFPEFTGRICPAPCESACVLGINNLPVAIEEVEKNIIEIAFEKGFAKPIIPQTRTGKKVSVVGSGPAGLASAYQLNQMGHSVVVFERDPEIGGLLRFGIPDFKLDKKIIERRVEWMKQEGIEFKTNVNVGVNYSVEDLDRNFDAVVLALGSTVPRDLMIPNRDAKGVHFAMDFLSQSNKKVSGIPFSEKDINAKGKKVVVIGGGDTGADCIGTSNRQGAEIIYQIYYKPIQPTERDGTMPWPTMPMTLHITSSHEEGCERKWSVNSKEFVKDENGNLIGLRLVEAEWTKDADGQWNLYTEKPNSEFVIDCDLAFIALGYTHVEHKGLVEDLDITLDPKGNLIGNDKEFKTNKAKYFSCGDARKGQSLVVWAIAEGRKCANKVDEFLSVDK from the coding sequence ATGGGAAAAACAGATGGATTTTTATTGTACAATAGAGAGTTGCCAAAGAAATTTCCTGTAGAGGAAAGGATTCGTAACTATAAAGAATTTTATGTGCCAATTGCGGAAGATTACCTTCATAAGCAGTCGTCGCGGTGTATGGATTGTGGTGTTCCGTTTTGCCAAAGTGGTTGTCCGCTTGGGAATATGATTCCGGAATTCAATGAAGCGGTTTATAAAGAACAGTGGGAAAAGGCCTATGAATTATTGATTTCAACCAACAATTTCCCCGAGTTTACAGGTCGGATTTGTCCTGCGCCGTGCGAAAGTGCTTGTGTTTTGGGAATTAATAATTTGCCTGTCGCAATCGAAGAAGTGGAAAAAAATATTATCGAAATTGCTTTCGAAAAAGGATTTGCAAAACCAATTATTCCTCAAACCCGAACTGGAAAAAAAGTTTCAGTCGTCGGTTCTGGGCCTGCTGGTTTGGCTTCGGCCTATCAGCTGAATCAAATGGGACATTCGGTTGTAGTTTTTGAACGTGATCCAGAAATTGGTGGTTTGTTGCGTTTCGGAATTCCGGATTTCAAATTGGATAAAAAAATCATCGAACGCCGTGTGGAATGGATGAAACAGGAAGGAATTGAATTCAAAACTAATGTCAATGTCGGAGTTAATTATTCTGTGGAAGATTTGGATAGGAATTTTGATGCGGTTGTTTTGGCTTTGGGAAGTACAGTTCCGCGAGATTTGATGATTCCAAATAGGGATGCAAAAGGTGTTCATTTTGCAATGGATTTTCTTTCTCAGAGTAATAAAAAAGTGAGTGGAATTCCGTTCAGTGAAAAAGATATTAATGCTAAAGGGAAAAAAGTGGTTGTGATTGGTGGAGGTGATACGGGTGCAGATTGTATCGGAACTTCTAACCGACAAGGCGCAGAAATTATTTATCAAATTTATTACAAGCCAATTCAACCGACAGAACGCGACGGAACAATGCCTTGGCCGACAATGCCGATGACTTTGCATATTACATCTTCTCATGAGGAAGGTTGTGAACGAAAATGGTCTGTTAATTCCAAAGAATTTGTAAAAGATGAAAACGGAAATCTTATTGGCCTTCGTCTTGTGGAAGCTGAATGGACAAAAGATGCAGATGGGCAATGGAATCTCTATACAGAAAAACCGAATTCAGAATTTGTTATCGATTGTGATTTGGCTTTCATTGCGTTAGGGTACACGCACGTGGAGCATAAAGGTTTGGTGGAAGATTTGGACATCACCCTCGATCCAAAAGGAAATCTTATCGGAAATGATAAAGAATTCAAAACGAACAAAGCAAAATATTTTTCTTGCGGTGATGCCAGAAAAGGGCAGAGTCTTGTCGTTTGGGCTATAGCGGAAGGGCGGAAGTGTGCAAATAAAGTGGATGAGTTTTTGAGTGTTGATAAATAG
- the gyrB gene encoding DNA topoisomerase (ATP-hydrolyzing) subunit B, with the protein MSQKQYTASSIQALEGMEHVRMRPSMYIGDVGVRGLHHLVYEVVDNSIDEALAGYCDTITVAIKEGNAVEVMDNGRGIPVDFHEKEQKSALEVVMTKIGAGGKFDKDSYKVSGGLHGVGVSCVNALSNEMITTVYRDGNVYQQVYSRGKAQTGVEEIGNSDKRGTKQFFQPDDSIFTELVYNYDTLANRLRELAYLNKGITITLTDEREKLEDGTFRTEVFHSEGGLKEFVEYIDGNRESIMENVIFMEGERDDIPVEVAMRYNTSFNENLHSYVNNINTHEGGTHLAGFRRALTRTLKKYADELGLPAKEKVEVTGDDFREGLTAVISVKVMEPQFEGQTKTKLGNSEVSGAVDKIVGEMLTNFLEENPAEAKIIVQKVVLAAKARQAAKKAREMVQRKSPMGGSGLPGKLSDCSSKDPAESELFLVEGDSAGGTAKQGRDRHFQAILPLRGKILNVEKSMVHKVYDNEEIKNIYTALGVSVGTEEDSKALNLAKLRYHKIVIMTDADIDGSHISTLILTFFFRYMKELIENGYIYIASPPLYLLKKGNKKVYAWNEKEREQTTLEMSPDGKGVEVQRYKGLGEMNPEQLWETTLNPENRILKQVTIDNAVEADSTFSMLMGDEVPPRREFIEKNAVYARIDV; encoded by the coding sequence ATGAGTCAAAAACAATATACAGCAAGTAGTATTCAGGCATTGGAAGGAATGGAGCACGTTCGTATGCGTCCTTCAATGTACATTGGTGATGTAGGAGTCAGAGGTCTCCACCATTTGGTTTATGAAGTAGTGGATAACTCTATCGATGAGGCTTTGGCAGGATATTGTGATACGATTACTGTCGCGATAAAAGAAGGGAACGCCGTAGAAGTTATGGATAACGGACGTGGTATTCCTGTAGATTTTCACGAGAAGGAGCAGAAATCTGCGTTAGAGGTTGTAATGACCAAAATCGGAGCTGGAGGTAAATTTGACAAGGATTCTTACAAAGTTTCCGGGGGTCTTCACGGAGTTGGTGTTTCGTGTGTTAATGCACTTTCCAACGAGATGATCACTACCGTTTACAGAGACGGAAACGTTTATCAGCAGGTTTATTCGAGAGGAAAAGCGCAAACAGGCGTTGAAGAAATCGGAAATAGCGACAAAAGAGGAACAAAACAGTTTTTCCAACCGGATGATTCTATTTTTACTGAATTAGTTTATAACTACGATACATTAGCAAACCGTCTTAGAGAGTTGGCATACCTTAATAAAGGGATCACGATTACTTTAACGGACGAAAGAGAAAAATTGGAAGATGGGACTTTCAGAACAGAAGTTTTCCATTCGGAAGGCGGGTTGAAAGAATTCGTTGAGTATATCGACGGAAACCGTGAGTCTATTATGGAGAATGTGATCTTTATGGAAGGCGAGCGTGACGATATTCCGGTTGAGGTGGCGATGCGTTATAACACGTCTTTCAACGAGAATCTCCACTCTTATGTTAATAATATCAATACACACGAAGGAGGAACGCATTTAGCAGGTTTCAGAAGAGCTTTGACAAGAACTCTTAAGAAATATGCCGATGAATTAGGACTTCCTGCAAAGGAAAAGGTTGAAGTTACAGGAGACGATTTCCGTGAAGGTTTGACGGCTGTGATTTCTGTAAAAGTAATGGAACCTCAGTTCGAAGGTCAGACCAAAACAAAATTGGGTAACTCAGAAGTTTCCGGAGCGGTTGATAAAATCGTTGGAGAAATGTTGACTAATTTCTTGGAAGAAAATCCTGCAGAAGCTAAGATCATCGTTCAGAAAGTTGTTTTGGCTGCTAAAGCTAGACAAGCAGCGAAGAAAGCAAGAGAGATGGTTCAGAGAAAATCTCCAATGGGAGGCTCTGGTTTGCCAGGAAAACTGTCCGATTGTTCCTCAAAAGACCCAGCTGAATCAGAATTATTCCTTGTGGAGGGAGATTCCGCAGGTGGGACGGCTAAACAAGGTCGTGACCGTCATTTCCAAGCGATTTTGCCTTTAAGAGGTAAGATTTTGAATGTTGAGAAATCTATGGTTCATAAAGTTTATGATAACGAGGAGATCAAGAATATCTACACGGCACTTGGTGTCTCTGTAGGAACAGAAGAAGATTCTAAAGCTTTGAATTTGGCAAAACTAAGGTATCACAAAATCGTTATTATGACCGATGCGGATATCGATGGTTCTCACATTTCGACTTTGATTCTGACGTTCTTCTTCAGATATATGAAAGAATTGATTGAGAACGGATACATTTATATCGCTTCTCCGCCATTATACTTATTGAAAAAAGGAAACAAAAAAGTCTATGCTTGGAACGAGAAAGAGCGTGAGCAGACCACTTTGGAAATGTCTCCGGACGGAAAAGGAGTAGAAGTACAGCGTTACAAAGGTCTTGGAGAGATGAACCCTGAACAGCTTTGGGAAACGACTCTAAACCCTGAAAACAGAATTTTAAAACAAGTAACGATTGATAATGCAGTAGAAGCAGATTCTACTTTCTCTATGTTGATGGGCGACGAAGTTCCACCGAGAAGAGAATTTATCGAGAAAAATGCGGTTTACGCAAGAATCGATGTTTAA